From the Selenomonas sp. oral taxon 920 genome, the window CGGACGGGGCGGCGCAGTCAGCCGCAGGAGATGCACTTCGTCGTGCGCGAGGACGCACCCGAGGCACGTGCCCTGCTGCCTGCGACGATTCCGTGGAAGCTGCTGCAGGGAATTGCCCTCATCCAGCTTTACCTTGAGGAGCGTTGGGTTGAGCCGCCGCGCCTGGATCGTCTGCCGTTCAGCCTGCTCTATCATCAGACCATGAGCGTCGCGGCATCCTGTGGGGAGCTCTCGCCGCGTGCGCTCGCAGATCGTGTGCTCTCCCTGCACGTCTTTCACCGCATCACGCAGGAGGACTACCGTACGCTCCTGCGCCATCTGATCGCGCAGGAACATCTGCAGCAGACAGAGCGCGGTGGTCTGATCGTGGGACTTTCGGGGGAGCGCGTTGTGCAGTCCTTTCGCTTCTACGGTGTCTTTCAAGAGAACGAGGAGTACACCGTCCGCTGCGAGTCGCAGGAGATCGGCACGATTGTCACGCCGCCGCCCGTCGGGGAGAAGATTGCGATCGCAGGACACGTCTGGCGCGTGCTCGAGGTTGACCGCAAGCGTCACCTCGTATATTGCGAGATGGTGAAGGGGAATGTGCCCGCCTATTTCGGTGAGTGTCCCGGCGATATCCACACGCGCATTCTTGAGCGGATGCGTCAGGTGCTGCGCGAGGAGCTGATCCCGCCCTATCTGCTAAAAAATGCGGTCGCACGTATCACGCAGGCACGTGAGACGGCACGGCACTCGCGTGCGGCGGAAGATGTGCTCATCCCGCTCGGTGGCGAGATGTACGCGCTTCTGCCGTGGCTCGGCAGCTATGCCTTCCTTGCACTTGAGCGATTCCTGCGCATCCGCTGCGGTGCGCGGCTCGGTCTGCGCGGATTTGAGTCCATGCGCCCGTACTTTATGCAGTTTACGATGAAGGTATCGCCTGCAGAGTTCTTTTACATTCTCGCGGAGGAAGCGGCTGAGGAGCTCGATGCGATGGAACTGCTCTATCCCGATGAGGTGCCGATCTTTGACAAATACGATGAATTTCTCCCGACGGAGCTTGTGCGGCGTGGATTCGCGTATGGTGTTCTGGATGTGAAGGAGATGCGGGCGGCGGTGTGCGCGTGGGCGAATGCACGGATTGACAGCCCCGCGCGGTCGTGATAGAATACGCTTGCTGAGTAATCACATGCGGATGTGGCGGAACTGGCAGACGCGCTGGACTTAGGATCCAGTGCCGCAAGGCGTATGGGTTCGACCCCCTTCATCCGCACCATCTTGGTATATTTTTATAGATCCGACTGTTTTGCAGTCGGCTTTTTTTCTATGAGGGAGTGAGCATTATGTCCATCCTTGCCGCCTATGCCGTTCCGCATCCGCCGCTCATCATTCCAACCATCGGGCAGGGACGGGAGGGGGAGATTGCCGCGACCGTTCGGGCGTATTACGAGACGATGCGCGCGGCGGCGGAGCTGCGCCCCGATACAGTCGTCATCATCAGCCCGCACGCGACGGCGTACGATGATTTCTTTCATATCTCGCCGGGTGCGGGCGCCGAGGGGACCTTCGCCGCGTTCGGGCATCCCGAGATATCCATCGGGATTGAATACGACGAGGAATTTGTACGCGCGCTCTCCTCTACTGTGTCAGAGCAGAACATTCCTGCAGGGACGCTCGGGGAGAAAAATCCGGCACTCGATCACGGCACAATGATCCCGCTCTTCTTCCTGAGTGAATACCTCGGCGATGCGCCGACCAAATTTGTCCGCATCGGCATTGCAGGACTGCCCGCGTATACACATGCCCTGCTCGGTCAGGCGATTGCGGCGACGGCGGAGCGGCTCGGGCGTCGGACGATCTGCATCGCAAGCGGAGATCTTTCGCATCGGCTCATGGAGGGCGGCACAAACGGCTTTGCACCTGAGGGCGCGGAGTTCGATGAACTCTGCACAGCATTCATGAAGACGGGTGACTTCTTGTCGCTCTTGCAGATTCCCGGCAGTTTTGCCGAGGCGGCGGGACACTGCGGGCTGAACGGGCTGTGGGTGCTTGCGGGTGCGCTTGACCGCGTGGCGACGGGTGCGAAGCTGCACAGCTATGAAGCTCCGTTCGGTGTGGGCTACGCCGTCGCGTCCTTTACCGTGACGGGGCGGGATGCGGGGACCGACTACGCGGCACAGCTCGTTCGTGCAGAGGATGCTGCGATTGCCGAACTGCGCACGGCGGAGGATGACTACGTGCGGCTTGCGCGTATGAGTATAGAGCACTTTGTACGAACGCATTTATTCGCATCGCTGCCCTCTGATCTGCCGCAGGAACTCATCGAAAAACGTGCGGGAGCGTTTGTCTCGATCAAGAAATACGGAAAGCTGCGCGGATGCATCGGGACGTTCTTGCCCGCGCAGAAAACGCTCGCCGAGGAGATTTTCTACAATGCCGTCTCAGCGGCGGCGCATGATGGACGCTTTGAGCCAATCGAGGAGGGAGAACTGAGCCGCCTCGTCTACTCCGTGGATGTGCTGAGCACGCCCGAGTCGATTGAATCGGCGGCACAGCTCAA encodes:
- a CDS encoding DEAD/DEAH box helicase gives rise to the protein MSVFDRYAPFVRDYIYAQEWQSLRGIQIAAAEAVFGTDDHVLLTASTAAGKTEAAFFPIITLFHESPPTSVGCIYIGPLKALINDQFERLTELCHRADIPVWHWHGDVGQTHKARLMKRPSGILQITPESLEALLLHRHMAIPKLFGDLRFVVIDELHSLLRGDRGGQTLCLIERLSRIAGVQPRRIGLSATIGDAKRAGDFLAAGTGRETLVPQIEAKGSKWRLSLEHFYVRDTQAGEGRDDIVVSDLLGAPTDTPPEAADPGLGYIFAHTRGKKCLIFVNSREECEAVTTTLRAYCEKQHEPDRFLIHHGNLSAAFRETAEARMKDEDSLFTTCTTATLELGIDIGRLERAFQIDAPWTVSSFLQRMGRTGRRSQPQEMHFVVREDAPEARALLPATIPWKLLQGIALIQLYLEERWVEPPRLDRLPFSLLYHQTMSVAASCGELSPRALADRVLSLHVFHRITQEDYRTLLRHLIAQEHLQQTERGGLIVGLSGERVVQSFRFYGVFQENEEYTVRCESQEIGTIVTPPPVGEKIAIAGHVWRVLEVDRKRHLVYCEMVKGNVPAYFGECPGDIHTRILERMRQVLREELIPPYLLKNAVARITQARETARHSRAAEDVLIPLGGEMYALLPWLGSYAFLALERFLRIRCGARLGLRGFESMRPYFMQFTMKVSPAEFFYILAEEAAEELDAMELLYPDEVPIFDKYDEFLPTELVRRGFAYGVLDVKEMRAAVCAWANARIDSPARS
- the amrA gene encoding AmmeMemoRadiSam system protein A produces the protein MSILAAYAVPHPPLIIPTIGQGREGEIAATVRAYYETMRAAAELRPDTVVIISPHATAYDDFFHISPGAGAEGTFAAFGHPEISIGIEYDEEFVRALSSTVSEQNIPAGTLGEKNPALDHGTMIPLFFLSEYLGDAPTKFVRIGIAGLPAYTHALLGQAIAATAERLGRRTICIASGDLSHRLMEGGTNGFAPEGAEFDELCTAFMKTGDFLSLLQIPGSFAEAAGHCGLNGLWVLAGALDRVATGAKLHSYEAPFGVGYAVASFTVTGRDAGTDYAAQLVRAEDAAIAELRTAEDDYVRLARMSIEHFVRTHLFASLPSDLPQELIEKRAGAFVSIKKYGKLRGCIGTFLPAQKTLAEEIFYNAVSAAAHDGRFEPIEEGELSRLVYSVDVLSTPESIESAAQLNPKIYGVIVRSLTDNRRGLLLPDLAGIDTAEDQIAIAREKARIQPKEPIALARFTVERHR